A genomic window from Flavobacterium azooxidireducens includes:
- a CDS encoding alpha-1,4-glucan--maltose-1-phosphate maltosyltransferase: MQNQTRIIIESVKPQLDGGSFFIKRIINQTVNVSAHVFSDGHDVVECCVKFKHEKDKKWSEVRMSPTENDEWEAEFTVTKQGFYSYFIEGWVDYALNWQHGTERKINDNQHVKSELLEGAEYCQAILKEVTKDEKAYLNSAIKAFQDAKLYDSAIAIALSDELHQIFKKYPKRTLANSSAELKVYVDRKKALFSTWYEFFPRSASETPGKHGTFKDCERLLPRVVEMGFDTLYFPPIHPIGEVNRKGKNNATTAEKGDVGSPWGIGSKFGGHKSTHPELGTIDEFKALVKKAQSMGIEIAMDYALQAAPDHPYVKDFPQWFKWRPDGTVQYAENPPKKYQDIQPIYFESGDWKNLWKELLDVALFWIEECGIKVYRVDNPHTKPFYFWGWLIGEIKKKHPDVLFLSEAFTRPKIMNELAKQGFSQSYTYFTWRNTKAELIEYVTELTQTEQKEFFRPNFWPNTPDILPFALQTGNESVYLQKYFLAATLSSSVGIYGPAYEFLVHQPMAKGKEEYLNSEKYEVYHWDWEAKNKLTTLITRINHIRKQQESLQQTNNIVFCKTDNEQLIAYYKFNDAKTDHTLMVCSLNAQNPLQAVVRLPLEELGNQPVKVTDLITGNSYFWDREWNFVELHPALPFHLFKIER; encoded by the coding sequence ATGCAAAATCAGACGCGTATCATTATTGAAAGTGTGAAGCCTCAGTTGGATGGAGGTTCTTTTTTTATAAAGCGAATTATCAACCAAACAGTTAACGTATCTGCTCACGTTTTTTCCGACGGTCACGATGTGGTGGAATGTTGTGTGAAATTTAAACACGAAAAAGATAAAAAGTGGAGTGAAGTGCGAATGTCTCCGACTGAAAACGATGAATGGGAAGCTGAATTTACAGTTACAAAGCAAGGATTTTATTCCTATTTTATTGAAGGTTGGGTAGATTATGCCTTGAATTGGCAACACGGCACCGAACGAAAAATCAATGATAATCAACACGTTAAATCGGAGTTGTTGGAAGGAGCAGAGTACTGTCAAGCGATTTTGAAAGAAGTTACAAAAGATGAAAAAGCGTATTTGAATTCTGCCATCAAAGCGTTTCAAGATGCCAAATTATATGATTCAGCGATTGCCATTGCGTTGTCGGATGAATTGCATCAGATTTTTAAAAAATACCCAAAGCGAACTTTAGCGAATTCTTCTGCTGAATTGAAGGTTTATGTGGATAGAAAAAAAGCGTTGTTTAGCACTTGGTATGAATTTTTTCCACGTTCGGCTTCAGAAACTCCCGGCAAACACGGAACGTTTAAAGATTGCGAACGATTGTTGCCACGAGTGGTGGAAATGGGTTTTGATACGTTGTATTTTCCGCCGATTCATCCGATTGGAGAAGTAAATCGCAAAGGAAAAAATAACGCCACTACGGCTGAAAAAGGAGATGTGGGTTCGCCGTGGGGAATTGGTTCGAAGTTTGGCGGACATAAATCGACTCATCCGGAATTGGGAACAATTGATGAATTTAAGGCATTGGTTAAAAAAGCCCAATCGATGGGAATTGAAATTGCGATGGATTATGCGTTGCAAGCGGCTCCTGATCATCCGTATGTGAAAGATTTTCCGCAATGGTTCAAATGGCGTCCGGACGGAACGGTGCAATATGCTGAAAATCCACCAAAAAAATACCAAGATATCCAACCGATTTATTTTGAAAGCGGCGATTGGAAAAACTTGTGGAAGGAATTGTTAGATGTCGCTTTATTTTGGATTGAAGAATGTGGAATTAAAGTCTATCGCGTGGATAATCCGCATACCAAACCCTTTTATTTTTGGGGATGGTTGATTGGTGAGATTAAGAAAAAACATCCGGATGTGTTGTTTTTGTCGGAAGCTTTTACACGACCGAAAATTATGAATGAATTAGCGAAACAAGGTTTTTCGCAATCTTATACCTATTTTACTTGGCGAAATACGAAAGCCGAATTGATTGAATATGTCACCGAATTAACGCAAACCGAACAAAAGGAATTTTTCAGACCGAATTTCTGGCCGAATACGCCTGATATTCTGCCATTTGCGTTGCAAACAGGAAATGAATCGGTTTATTTACAGAAATATTTTTTAGCCGCCACATTGAGTTCTAGTGTTGGAATCTATGGTCCGGCTTACGAATTTTTAGTTCATCAACCGATGGCTAAAGGCAAAGAGGAATATTTGAATTCGGAGAAATACGAAGTATATCATTGGGATTGGGAAGCGAAGAACAAATTGACTACGTTAATTACTCGTATCAATCACATCAGAAAACAGCAAGAATCGTTGCAACAAACGAATAATATTGTTTTTTGTAAAACGGATAACGAACAGTTGATCGCGTATTATAAATTTAATGATGCCAAAACCGATCATACATTGATGGTTTGTAGTTTGAATGCACAAAATCCGTTGCAAGCCGTGGTTCGTTTACCTTTGGAAGAACTTGGTAATCAACCGGTTAAAGTAACCGATTTAATTACCGGAAACAGTTATTTTTGGGATAGAGAGTGGAATTTTGTAGAATTACATCCTGCTTTACCTTTTCATTTATTTAAAATTGAACGATAA
- a CDS encoding endonuclease III domain-containing protein, whose protein sequence is MNLFEETSNWKKKLTPLINQYKGKKHPLDYQNAYQLLVMVVLSAQDSDANINKIAPDLFKNFPNMEVLAASNAESLFPFISKVRNFGTKSNWLIEIAKTVKEDKNIPTNLDNLIALKGIGRKSANVILRETNQKAEGIIADLHVIRVAPRIGLTDDSKDGIKIEKQLMKVLPSEIWNEIGMAISFHGRETCRPTNPKCDQCIIVKDCQYPFKTI, encoded by the coding sequence ATGAATTTATTTGAAGAAACATCTAATTGGAAAAAAAAATTAACTCCTTTAATTAATCAATACAAAGGAAAAAAACATCCATTGGATTATCAAAATGCATATCAATTACTAGTTATGGTTGTGCTTTCTGCTCAAGATTCAGATGCCAACATCAACAAAATTGCACCTGATTTATTCAAAAACTTTCCGAATATGGAAGTATTAGCCGCTTCAAATGCAGAATCATTGTTCCCATTCATTAGTAAAGTGAGAAATTTTGGAACAAAATCAAATTGGCTCATTGAAATTGCCAAAACAGTTAAAGAAGATAAAAATATCCCAACAAATCTTGATAATCTAATAGCTCTAAAAGGAATCGGTAGAAAATCGGCAAATGTAATTCTTCGCGAAACCAACCAAAAAGCAGAAGGAATTATAGCGGATTTACACGTTATCCGAGTCGCTCCAAGAATTGGTTTAACTGACGATAGTAAAGATGGAATCAAAATCGAAAAACAACTAATGAAAGTTCTTCCATCTGAAATATGGAACGAAATCGGAATGGCAATTTCTTTTCACGGAAGAGAAACTTGTCGTCCAACCAATCCAAAATGTGATCAATGCATTATTGTAAAAGATTGTCAGTATCCATTTAAGACAATATAA
- a CDS encoding maltokinase N-terminal cap-like domain-containing protein, whose protein sequence is MNTTNQDTFTSTFEFKTTWETCFEDDDFVKVFSSDILENYIINKRWYGGKASTLKYIEVVDQFKITSKKNTYYGVLLEVNFKEAFYQHYFMPLAFMSKEELDTSTVIAPVVMGKQTGYLVDALHQEDFRKLLFDNIIKSKETPGLKLVFHKGSTIEKDEYQSSRFMGLEQSNTSIIYNDSFVLKIFRRIYVSTNPDYEISRFLTERMHFENTPRYTGSINLALAEGNITLGLMQELVSNQGDAWKFMLEQIDGVFDNLKRKKIKIDKLPDIAMFKRLRINEIPPEIIDWVGLSLFLRIQTLALRTAEMHIALGSDIHETAFTPTTYNGDYTVWLKNRMLYQFQNRLNIIENSLHKLDGLALELAHQFMENKKLVRKHFVDFDWTKMKSERIRIHGDYHLGQVLVNGDDFYILDFEGEPESTIRDRKVKQPPLKDVAGMFRSFHYAIYATIFNNKEKYPFEQEELFKAGEILYKYFVGVFLETYIEKAQSGNLNIGYNHEIDFLLKYCLLEKAVYELGYELNSRPRWAVIPLRGIQSIMNY, encoded by the coding sequence ATGAATACAACCAACCAAGATACTTTTACCAGTACATTTGAATTTAAAACAACGTGGGAAACTTGTTTTGAAGATGATGATTTTGTCAAGGTTTTTTCTTCGGATATTTTAGAAAATTATATCATCAACAAACGATGGTATGGCGGAAAGGCGAGTACGTTAAAGTACATCGAGGTGGTTGATCAGTTTAAGATAACTTCAAAGAAAAACACCTATTATGGTGTGTTGTTGGAAGTGAATTTTAAAGAAGCTTTTTACCAACATTATTTTATGCCGTTGGCTTTTATGTCCAAAGAAGAATTGGATACAAGTACCGTTATCGCTCCCGTTGTGATGGGAAAACAAACCGGTTATTTAGTTGATGCATTACATCAAGAAGATTTTCGTAAGTTGTTGTTTGACAACATTATAAAATCAAAAGAAACACCCGGATTGAAATTGGTTTTTCACAAAGGTTCAACCATTGAAAAAGACGAATATCAATCGTCTCGTTTTATGGGATTGGAGCAAAGCAATACATCAATTATTTACAATGATTCGTTTGTTTTGAAAATTTTCAGACGCATTTATGTCAGCACCAATCCCGATTATGAAATCAGTCGTTTTTTGACTGAACGGATGCATTTTGAAAATACACCACGCTATACCGGAAGTATTAATTTGGCTTTGGCCGAAGGAAATATTACGCTCGGTTTGATGCAAGAATTGGTTTCGAATCAAGGCGATGCGTGGAAATTTATGCTCGAACAAATTGACGGTGTTTTTGATAATTTGAAACGCAAGAAAATAAAAATCGATAAATTACCCGATATTGCAATGTTTAAACGGTTGCGGATTAATGAAATTCCGCCCGAAATTATTGACTGGGTGGGATTGAGTTTGTTTTTACGCATTCAAACCTTGGCGTTACGAACGGCAGAAATGCACATTGCGTTGGGAAGTGATATTCACGAAACGGCTTTTACACCAACCACTTACAACGGCGATTATACCGTTTGGTTGAAAAACAGAATGTTGTATCAGTTTCAAAACCGATTGAATATCATTGAAAACAGTTTGCATAAATTGGACGGATTGGCGTTAGAATTGGCTCATCAATTTATGGAAAATAAGAAGTTAGTCCGAAAACATTTTGTCGATTTCGATTGGACGAAGATGAAATCGGAACGCATCAGAATTCACGGCGATTATCATTTGGGACAAGTGTTAGTGAATGGCGATGATTTCTATATTTTGGATTTTGAAGGCGAACCGGAAAGCACTATTCGCGACAGAAAAGTAAAGCAACCACCGTTGAAAGATGTCGCGGGAATGTTCCGTTCGTTTCATTATGCCATTTATGCGACGATTTTTAACAACAAAGAAAAATATCCGTTTGAGCAGGAAGAATTGTTTAAAGCTGGGGAAATTTTGTATAAATATTTTGTGGGTGTCTTTTTGGAAACCTACATCGAAAAAGCCCAATCCGGTAATTTAAACATTGGTTACAACCACGAAATCGACTTTTTATTGAAGTATTGTTTGCTTGAAAAAGCGGTTTATGAATTGGGTTACGAATTGAATTCCAGACCACGATGGGCGGTGATTCCGTTGAGGGGGATTCAGAGTATTATGAATTATTAG
- a CDS encoding 2'-5' RNA ligase family protein, protein MKKKPQYLLAVMPSAEISSCVKEWKQLLGKEIGRFGSDNSLAHITIMGFNADSSQLSNWINKISTFCNNQPNHDIGFNGFAHFGSYVYYVKPDNCSEKYLNNLIRNIHNDFGFKIKSVKSHMTIARKLDEIKIEKASKLFENHKTDFKFLCNGFTLRKFNEINGQYSDFIAEFKFSEQQLKLF, encoded by the coding sequence ATGAAAAAAAAACCGCAATATTTACTAGCTGTTATGCCTAGTGCAGAAATTTCAAGTTGTGTGAAGGAGTGGAAACAATTATTAGGAAAAGAAATTGGAAGATTTGGAAGCGACAATTCTCTGGCCCATATCACTATAATGGGTTTTAACGCAGATTCAAGTCAATTATCTAATTGGATTAATAAAATTTCAACCTTTTGTAACAATCAACCAAATCATGATATTGGTTTCAATGGTTTTGCTCACTTTGGTTCTTATGTATATTATGTTAAACCAGATAATTGTTCAGAAAAATACCTTAATAATTTAATCAGAAACATTCATAATGATTTTGGTTTTAAAATAAAAAGTGTTAAATCACACATGACCATAGCCCGCAAGTTGGATGAAATAAAAATAGAAAAAGCTTCCAAATTATTTGAAAACCATAAAACAGACTTTAAATTTTTATGTAACGGTTTTACACTCAGAAAATTCAATGAAATCAACGGACAATATTCTGATTTCATAGCAGAATTCAAATTTAGTGAACAGCAATTAAAACTTTTTTAA
- the msrB gene encoding peptide-methionine (R)-S-oxide reductase MsrB has product MAYKIQKTEEEWKAQLGLEKYKILRQKGTEFPHTGQYNLHFEKGKYCCAACAEVLFESDAKFDAHCGWPSFDQSIPGKVEYIKDATHGMIRTEILCASCGSHLGHVFDDGPTETGIRYCVNSLSIDFRE; this is encoded by the coding sequence ATGGCCTACAAAATTCAAAAAACAGAAGAAGAATGGAAAGCCCAATTAGGGCTAGAAAAATATAAAATCCTTCGTCAAAAAGGAACAGAATTTCCGCACACCGGACAATACAACCTTCATTTCGAAAAAGGAAAGTATTGTTGTGCTGCTTGTGCCGAAGTTTTATTTGAAAGCGATGCCAAATTTGATGCTCATTGCGGTTGGCCATCCTTCGATCAATCCATCCCAGGAAAAGTTGAATACATCAAGGATGCAACTCACGGTATGATTCGTACCGAAATTCTTTGTGCCAGCTGCGGAAGTCATTTAGGACACGTTTTCGATGATGGTCCAACAGAAACCGGAATTCGTTATTGTGTGAATTCGCTATCAATTGATTTTAGGGAGTAA
- a CDS encoding alpha/beta fold hydrolase: protein MSKKTKSDNQSLQIPKPILITAKFLQAISPKLATQFAAKLFTTPIKHKIPKREFQMDKQSIQHDVLIPSIDKTIKTYQYGNSPKKILLVHGWSGRGTQLVKIADELIENGFSIISFDAPAHGKSKGNSSIMTEFIASILVLEKQYGPFEFAVGHSLGGMAIINAIKQNLNVKKAVIIGSGDLIQDIISDFIRNLGLKPQIGDRMREHFEKKFGEPMNNYSTSVVSKNIETPVFIIHDNDDHDVNVKCAHNIHSHLKNSKLMITNNLGHRKILGNEKVINEISNFIRS from the coding sequence ATGTCAAAAAAAACCAAATCTGACAATCAATCCTTGCAGATTCCGAAGCCAATTCTCATAACCGCTAAATTTTTGCAAGCAATTTCACCAAAATTAGCCACTCAATTTGCTGCAAAACTTTTTACAACGCCTATAAAACACAAGATTCCGAAACGGGAATTTCAAATGGATAAACAAAGTATCCAACACGATGTTTTAATTCCGTCCATCGATAAAACCATTAAAACTTACCAATACGGTAACAGCCCGAAAAAGATTTTGCTCGTTCACGGTTGGTCGGGTCGCGGAACACAATTAGTCAAAATTGCCGACGAACTCATCGAAAATGGCTTTTCTATCATCAGTTTCGATGCTCCGGCACACGGCAAAAGCAAAGGAAATTCGTCGATTATGACCGAATTTATCGCCAGCATTCTCGTCCTCGAAAAACAATACGGTCCGTTTGAATTTGCCGTTGGTCACTCGTTAGGCGGAATGGCCATTATCAACGCCATCAAACAAAACCTGAATGTCAAAAAAGCCGTAATTATAGGGAGTGGCGATTTAATTCAGGATATTATCTCCGATTTTATTCGAAATTTAGGTCTAAAACCACAAATTGGCGACAGAATGCGAGAACATTTTGAAAAGAAATTCGGCGAACCAATGAACAATTATTCTACATCGGTTGTGTCCAAAAACATCGAAACGCCGGTTTTCATCATCCACGACAACGACGATCACGATGTAAATGTAAAATGTGCTCACAACATTCACAGCCATTTAAAAAATAGCAAATTAATGATAACCAATAATTTAGGACATAGAAAAATACTAGGAAACGAAAAAGTAATCAATGAAATTAGTAATTTTATCAGAAGCTAA
- the msrB gene encoding peptide-methionine (R)-S-oxide reductase MsrB — translation MKKIMLILTLFTLTACQGQKKETKKPLKVVKTEAEWKAELTPEQYEVLRKKGTERAFTGAYWDHFEKGQYVCAACENPLFTSQTKFDSDCGWPSFDQAIKGSVIYENDYSFNMSRVEVMCANCGGHLGHVFDDGPKETTGKRFCTNSISVKFIPEK, via the coding sequence ATGAAGAAAATAATGTTAATCCTCACCCTTTTCACACTAACAGCGTGTCAAGGGCAAAAAAAAGAAACTAAAAAGCCCTTAAAAGTCGTCAAAACCGAAGCTGAATGGAAAGCAGAACTCACCCCCGAACAATACGAAGTATTGCGTAAAAAAGGCACAGAACGAGCTTTCACCGGAGCCTATTGGGATCACTTTGAAAAAGGACAATACGTTTGTGCCGCTTGTGAAAACCCGTTATTTACTTCGCAAACCAAATTTGATTCAGATTGTGGTTGGCCATCATTCGACCAAGCCATCAAAGGTTCTGTGATTTATGAAAATGATTATAGTTTTAATATGTCACGCGTTGAAGTAATGTGTGCCAACTGTGGTGGTCACCTCGGTCACGTTTTTGATGACGGCCCCAAAGAAACCACCGGAAAACGTTTTTGCACCAACTCAATTTCTGTCAAATTTATACCTGAAAAGTAA
- a CDS encoding alpha/beta fold hydrolase — protein sequence MKKIITSILFTFLATLSYGQTIYTKTFGNSKDKPIIFLHGGPGFNSANFEATTAQQLADKGFFVIVYDRRGEGRSSDTNAKFTFNETIEDLNSIYQKFNLKKSTLIGHSFGGIVATLFAEANPKKVQSIVLVGAPVSLQTTFKHILSQSKSIYETKKDSVNLKYIAMLEKMDTTSIEYSSYCFIHAMQNGFYSPKNPTTEAKNIYSKFKTDTLLTKYASQMSYEAPRGFWKNEKYTTIDLTTNLKELKKKNIQIYGLYGKDDGLYSTEQIADLQNLIGSTNLQYFENCSHNVFIDQQTPFIEAIKTWIK from the coding sequence ATGAAAAAAATCATCACATCAATACTGTTTACTTTTCTAGCAACATTAAGCTATGGACAAACTATTTATACCAAAACCTTTGGAAACAGTAAAGACAAACCTATTATTTTTCTCCACGGTGGTCCGGGTTTTAATAGTGCAAACTTTGAAGCAACAACTGCACAACAACTTGCAGACAAAGGTTTCTTTGTGATCGTGTATGACCGACGCGGCGAAGGACGAAGTTCTGACACTAACGCAAAATTTACTTTTAACGAAACGATTGAAGATTTAAATTCCATCTATCAAAAATTTAACTTAAAAAAATCTACGTTAATCGGACACAGCTTTGGTGGAATTGTAGCCACTTTATTCGCCGAAGCGAATCCTAAAAAAGTACAATCAATTGTTCTGGTCGGAGCTCCTGTTTCTTTGCAAACTACTTTTAAACATATTCTTTCACAATCCAAAAGTATTTATGAAACAAAAAAAGACAGTGTAAACCTAAAATACATTGCAATGCTTGAAAAAATGGACACAACAAGTATTGAATACAGTTCTTATTGTTTTATACACGCGATGCAAAATGGTTTTTATTCACCTAAAAATCCAACGACAGAAGCAAAAAACATCTATTCGAAATTTAAAACAGATACGCTTTTAACTAAATATGCTTCTCAAATGTCGTACGAAGCTCCCAGAGGTTTTTGGAAAAATGAAAAATATACAACCATCGACTTAACTACAAATTTAAAAGAACTGAAAAAAAAGAATATCCAAATTTATGGTCTGTATGGTAAAGACGATGGACTTTATTCTACTGAACAAATTGCTGATTTACAGAACCTCATTGGTTCAACTAACTTACAATACTTTGAAAACTGTTCACATAATGTTTTTATTGATCAACAAACACCATTTATTGAGGCGATAAAAACGTGGATAAAATAA